A genomic region of Mus musculus strain C57BL/6J chromosome 7, GRCm38.p6 C57BL/6J contains the following coding sequences:
- the Ovch2 gene encoding ovochymase-2 precursor, which produces MPISKDKLILILGMVCLEQGHSETLSSIRNPDCGQSLVKPQPQNYFSLFSRIVGGSQVEKGSYPWQVSLKQKQKHICGGTIISSQWVITAAHCMANRNIALTLNVTAGEHDLSQAEPGEQTLAIETIIIHPQFSTRKPMIYDIALLKMAGTFQFGQFVRPVCLPEPGEHFNAGFICTTAGWGRLSEGGRLPQVLQQVNLPILTQEECEAVLLTLKNPITGKTFLCTGSPDGGRDACQGDSGGSLMCQNRKGAWTLAGVTSWGLGCGRSWRNNARKKEQGSPGIFTDLRRVLPWILKHIQTGHRRKSTKALCSEPDGLISGSEGELHFPESLHLYYESKQLCVWTFLVPEDMHMLLNLSHLDIESCHHNYLAMYSLEDRLVGKFCGENLPSSILIGSSSIRLRFISDATDYATGFNLTYKALKPRYHPDSGCRSLTILFEEGTIQSLHYPEDYSNMASCTWIFQAPNYCLIKLSFQSLEIEENGDCSSDYVTVHSDVEKEKEIARFCDYVIPSPVLSSSSVMLISFQSDENGTARGFQADISFISRADLNISISEDESVPLETWDLPPGAMEIFDAERDTHTKPPYEEDIGEMPAIDSGLLKQGERRGKH; this is translated from the exons ATGCCTATCAGCAAGGACAAGCTGATTTTAATATTAGGAATGGTCTGCTTGGAACAAGGTCATtctgaaaccctttcctccataaGAA ATCCTGACTGTGGGCAGAGTTTGGTTAAGCCCCAACCTCAGAATTACTTTAGCCTTTTCAGTCGCATTGTTGGAGGAAGCCAGGTGGAAAAGGGTTCCTATCCTTGGCAA GTGTCTCTGAAACAAAAGCAGAAGCACATCTGTGGAGGGACCATCATCTCTTCACAGTGGGTCATCACAGCCGCTCATTGCATGGCTAACAG AAACATTGCATTAACTTTGAATGTAACTGCTGGAGAACATGACTTGAGCCAAGCCGAGCCAGGAGAGCAAACACTTGCCATTGAAACCATCATCATACACCCGCAGTTCTCCACCAGAAAACCTATGATCTATGATATAGCCCTTCTGAAGATGGCTGGAACCTTCCAATTTG GACAGTTTGTGAGGCCTGTGTGTCTTCCAGAGCCAGGAGAACACTTTAATGCTGGATTTATTTGTACAACTGCAGGCTGGGGTCGCTTGTCCGAAG GTGGCAGGCTCCCACAAGTCTTGCAGCAGGTAAACCTGCCAATTTTGACTCAGGAGGAATGTGAGGCCGTTCTGTTGACCTTAAAGAATCCCATTACTGGGAAGACCTTTCTCTGCACAGGATCCcctgatggagggagagatgcttGTCAG GGAGATTCAGGAGGGTCACTTATGTGCCAGAATAGGAAAGGGGCCTGGACTCTGGCTGGAGTGACTTCTTGGGGTTTGGGCTGTGGTCGAAGCTGGAGAAACAatgcaagaaagaaagagcaaggatCTCCTGGAATCTTCACAGATCTTAGGAGAGTGCTTCCCTGGATCCTCAAACATATCCAGACTG gcCATCGAAGGAAGAGCACCAAAG CTTTATGCAGTGAGCCTGATGGTCTCATCAGTGGGTCTGAGGGAGAGCTGCACTTCCCAGAAAGCCTCCACCTGTACTATGAGAGCAAGCA ACTGTGTGTCTGGACCTTCCTGGTTCCAGAGGACATGCATATGTTGCTCAATTTGTCACACTTGGATATAGAGTCTTGTCACCACAATTACCTGGCAATGTACTCTTTAGAAGACAGACTCGTTG GGAAATTCTGTGGAGAAAATCTCCCTTCATCCATTCTCATTGGCTCCAGTTCCATCCGGCTGAGGTTCATCTCTGATGCCACAGATTATGCCACTGGGTTTAATCTCACCTATAAAGCACTTAAGCCGAGATACCATCCTG ATTCCGGCTGCAGGTCTCTAACTATCCTCTTTGAAGAAGGCACTATACAGAGTCTTCACTATCCTGAAGACTACAGTAACATGGCTAGCTGTACCTGGATTTTTCAAGCCCCCAACTATTGCCTAATTAAG CTGTCATTTCAGAGcctagaaatagaagaaaatggagaCTGCTCCTCTGACTATGTGACTGTACACAGTGATGtcgagaaggagaaggaaatag CTCGGTTCTGCGACTATGTGATACCCAGCCCTGTGCTGAGTTCCTCCAGTGTGATGCTCATCAGCTTCCAATCAGATGAAAATGGCACTGCCAGGGGCTTCCAGGCTGACATTTCCTTCATTTCTAGAGCAG ATTTAAATATCTCCATATCAGAGGATGAATCAGTGCCTCTGGAGACATGGGACCTACCACCTGGAGCAATGGAAATTTTCG atgcagagagagacacacatacaaaaccaCCATACGAAGAAGACATCGGGGAGATGCCAGCTATTGACAGTGGTCTTCTGAAGCAAGGGGAGAGGCGTGGAAAGCATTGA